In Leptospiraceae bacterium, one DNA window encodes the following:
- a CDS encoding peroxiredoxin: MPQVTSKAPEFKADAVVGNEFKEISLSDYKGKWVVLFFYPLDFTFVCPTEIIEYDTKLDEFKKIGAEVIGVSVDSKYSHLAWKRTSRKEGGIGDIRYPLVADITKQISRDYGVLLDAGVALRGTFVIDPNGVIRQATVNDNSVGRNIDEFIRIVKAFQFVEKHGEVCPANWQEGGKTMKPDVEKSKEYFTAVNK; the protein is encoded by the coding sequence ATGCCACAAGTTACATCAAAAGCACCAGAGTTTAAAGCAGATGCAGTCGTAGGGAATGAATTTAAAGAAATATCTTTATCGGATTATAAAGGAAAATGGGTGGTTTTGTTTTTCTATCCACTCGACTTCACCTTTGTGTGCCCGACAGAGATCATCGAATACGACACGAAGTTAGATGAGTTCAAAAAAATCGGAGCCGAGGTGATCGGAGTATCCGTTGACAGTAAATACAGTCATTTAGCTTGGAAAAGAACTTCAAGAAAAGAAGGTGGAATCGGTGATATTCGCTATCCTTTAGTTGCGGATATAACCAAACAGATTTCAAGAGACTATGGGGTTTTACTCGACGCAGGGGTGGCTCTTAGAGGGACTTTTGTAATCGACCCAAATGGAGTGATACGTCAGGCGACAGTAAACGACAATTCTGTGGGAAGAAACATAGACGAGTTTATAAGAATCGTAAAAGCCTTCCAGTTTGTAGAAAAACACGGAGAAGTTTGTCCGGCAAACTGGCAAGAAGGTGGAAAGACAATGAAGCCGGATGTAGAAAAATCTAAAGAGTATTTTACTGCAGTGAATAAGTAA
- the xth gene encoding exodeoxyribonuclease III, protein MKYICFNCNGIRSATSKGLMEFIQKENADIVALQEIKATEKDIGLEFWERLGYFPFIFSAEKKGYSGTAVFSKLKPKSFSYGLGHDFFDKEGRVILLEFKDFAFVNTYFPSGTSGEDRQKLKMEFLDYYNKKFIQWKKKYKKIILCGDVNIAHKEIDIHNPKGNEKNSGFLPEERQWLTQFLDNGLIDTFRSLYPNSKDEYSWWTYRFNARANNKGWRIDYFFITENIKSNLKNSKIVQSVVLSDHAPLILEMNLP, encoded by the coding sequence ATGAAATATATTTGTTTTAATTGTAATGGAATTCGCTCTGCAACTTCAAAGGGCTTAATGGAATTTATCCAAAAAGAAAATGCAGACATTGTAGCACTTCAAGAAATCAAGGCAACCGAAAAAGATATAGGTTTGGAGTTTTGGGAAAGACTCGGATACTTTCCATTTATTTTTAGTGCAGAAAAAAAAGGGTATAGCGGTACAGCCGTATTCTCTAAACTAAAACCCAAAAGTTTTTCTTACGGGCTTGGGCATGATTTTTTTGATAAAGAGGGTAGGGTGATTCTTCTAGAGTTCAAGGATTTTGCATTTGTAAATACTTATTTTCCTTCCGGTACTTCAGGAGAAGATAGGCAAAAATTGAAAATGGAATTTTTGGACTATTACAATAAAAAGTTTATTCAATGGAAAAAGAAATACAAAAAAATCATTCTATGCGGAGACGTAAACATTGCACACAAAGAAATTGATATTCATAATCCGAAAGGCAACGAAAAAAATAGCGGGTTTTTGCCTGAAGAAAGGCAATGGTTGACTCAGTTTTTAGATAATGGTTTAATAGATACATTCCGTAGTCTTTACCCGAATTCCAAGGATGAGTATTCTTGGTGGACTTATAGATTCAACGCAAGAGCCAATAACAAAGGTTGGAGAATAGATTATTTTTTCATCACGGAAAATATAAAGAGTAATTTGAAAAATTCTAAAATTGTTCAGAGTGTAGTTTTGTCTGATCACGCTCCTTTAATTTTAGAAATGAATTTACCTTAA
- a CDS encoding SCO family protein, giving the protein MKQKIFIFFVLIFVLDIHGFDIKKKTLLDFTSPANAKYRDGENVIGFNDVFLTGKPLVFFLIYYKCPTVCNTQLNSFFKAVKELNLTPGKEFHLTVLSFDHHETPELALKKKNAYMEEFEKSGKKADFRFLTGDKESIQQITDSLRFTFYFDKNEKQWVHPVGAYIYTSEGRFFRKIGGTIFQPETLYYTLAEIDPSIMNSFSKKVHLYFLRYDMMAGDYKLHTDRIEHVLIPLFLLFSGAFIFFKLYKTLKRKKNYTG; this is encoded by the coding sequence ATGAAACAAAAAATTTTTATTTTTTTTGTATTGATTTTTGTTTTAGACATACATGGCTTTGATATTAAAAAGAAAACCCTTTTAGATTTTACAAGCCCTGCCAATGCGAAATACCGTGACGGGGAAAATGTTATTGGATTTAATGATGTTTTCTTAACAGGGAAACCTTTGGTGTTTTTCCTAATCTACTATAAATGTCCAACAGTTTGCAATACTCAGTTGAATTCATTTTTTAAAGCTGTTAAGGAATTGAATCTTACACCGGGGAAAGAATTTCATCTCACTGTTTTGTCTTTTGATCATCATGAAACTCCAGAGCTTGCTTTAAAGAAAAAAAATGCTTACATGGAAGAATTTGAAAAATCCGGCAAGAAGGCAGACTTTCGATTTTTAACAGGAGACAAAGAAAGCATCCAACAAATCACCGATTCTTTACGGTTTACTTTTTATTTTGATAAAAATGAAAAACAGTGGGTTCATCCTGTAGGTGCTTATATTTACACAAGTGAAGGTCGCTTTTTTAGAAAAATCGGAGGAACGATATTTCAACCTGAGACTCTGTACTATACTTTAGCAGAGATAGATCCGAGTATCATGAATAGTTTTTCTAAAAAAGTTCATTTGTATTTTTTGAGATATGATATGATGGCAGGCGATTACAAACTTCACACTGATCGAATAGAGCATGTTTTGATTCCTTTGTTTTTACTTTTCAGTGGAGCTTTTATTTTCTTTAAACTTTACAAGACTTTAAAACGCAAAAAAAATTATACAGGATAG
- a CDS encoding DUF420 domain-containing protein: MNFKITDLPLLNASLNLFATICILLAFIYVKKKKIHLHKLFMGFALTASVLFIVSYLVYHFNIPVEKKFPKENPLRPVYLTVLISHIVLAIPMAPVVFTALYFALTKRISNHKKIVKLALPVWLYVSVTGVLIYIFLNHLS, from the coding sequence ATGAATTTTAAAATTACAGACCTTCCTTTACTCAATGCAAGCCTAAATCTATTCGCAACAATTTGTATTCTCTTGGCGTTTATTTACGTTAAGAAAAAAAAGATTCATCTCCATAAATTATTTATGGGTTTTGCATTAACAGCATCAGTTTTATTTATTGTATCTTACTTGGTTTATCATTTTAATATACCTGTGGAGAAGAAATTTCCTAAAGAAAATCCACTAAGACCGGTATATCTCACAGTTTTGATTTCCCATATTGTGCTCGCTATTCCAATGGCTCCGGTTGTTTTCACTGCATTGTATTTCGCACTAACAAAAAGGATTTCTAACCACAAAAAAATCGTAAAATTGGCTTTACCGGTGTGGTTGTATGTATCTGTGACAGGGGTATTGATATACATTTTTTTGAACCATCTGTCATAA
- a CDS encoding cupredoxin domain-containing protein, translated as MNLLPENISTFGTQIDSLTTTITYFAVIWFFVAFGTLMSFLILYRRRNGVKAHYITGNTWKEAKILAFFVFLVVLSDLYIDILNTGVWNHIKTYIPQSEEVVKINAFQWSWSYTYPGPDGKLNTEDDKEAYELHVPIGKKVVFDLTSRDVVHSFWVKELRLKQDAVPGRTIKGWFETTKIGKYEIMCAEICGLNHSMMKGTLIVDSLDDYRKFTNQLYGIAEQKPASITGTPMENKIKNKEGK; from the coding sequence ATGAACTTATTACCCGAAAATATCAGCACTTTCGGTACTCAAATAGATTCCCTGACTACAACTATAACTTATTTTGCGGTAATTTGGTTTTTTGTAGCCTTTGGGACTCTTATGAGTTTTTTAATATTGTATAGAAGAAGAAATGGCGTAAAAGCACACTATATCACCGGAAACACTTGGAAGGAAGCTAAGATCTTAGCGTTTTTTGTATTTTTGGTAGTATTAAGCGATTTATATATAGACATATTGAATACAGGTGTTTGGAATCATATCAAAACCTATATCCCTCAATCCGAGGAAGTCGTAAAGATCAATGCTTTTCAGTGGAGCTGGTCTTATACATACCCGGGGCCTGACGGAAAGTTAAATACGGAAGATGACAAAGAGGCTTATGAGCTTCATGTTCCAATTGGCAAGAAGGTAGTGTTTGATCTAACTTCCAGAGATGTAGTGCATAGTTTTTGGGTGAAGGAGCTTAGGCTAAAACAAGATGCAGTTCCTGGCAGGACAATCAAGGGTTGGTTTGAAACAACTAAAATAGGCAAGTATGAAATCATGTGTGCAGAAATTTGTGGACTGAACCATTCTATGATGAAGGGCACTCTAATCGTAGATTCTTTGGATGATTATCGTAAATTTACAAACCAATTGTATGGGATTGCAGAGCAGAAACCGGCTTCAATCACCGGTACTCCTATGGAAAACAAAATAAAAAATAAGGAGGGAAAATAA
- a CDS encoding cbb3-type cytochrome c oxidase subunit I produces MTLTHEESFIRKYIFSTDHKMIGKQYFIAGLFMAFVGGFLAYVFRMQLAYPGQSIPLYGKLTPIGYNSMVTMHGTVMIFWVAMPLLLSAAGNILIPLMLGTDDMVFPKLNMLSFWVFFISMVILLASFFVPGGAFGGGWTAYPPLSADGYPKTPPPLYSGGTLWVIAVALEFVSMLMGGINFIVTTVNKRAKGMGFMDMPIMIWMLNLASIIFMLSVGPLIAGAIMLLLDRTIGTGFYDPARGGDPVLFQHFFWFFGHPEVYVLLWPSLGMVGEIITNFSRKPLFGYKTIVIASVLSGFLSIIVWAHHQFIAGIDPRMANFFSITTIIISIPFAVIVFSYIATFFRGSIEFKVPNLFAIGMLAEFLVGGVTGIYLGSSAFDIYAHDTYFVIAHFHYTLIPIVFFGGLAGTYYWYPKIIGRKMNETLGQIHFWLTAIFFNMIFMPLFFSGMKGEHRRIFSYTAFESLKSNEGIRVIATIATIGLILSQAVFLFNFIVSLFKGEKAEKNPWKSNTLEWVADSPPPHGNFHSEIQVYRGAYEYSVPNRNSDYWPQNEKN; encoded by the coding sequence ATGACCTTGACTCATGAAGAAAGTTTTATTCGTAAATATATATTTTCAACCGATCACAAAATGATTGGTAAACAGTATTTTATTGCAGGGCTATTTATGGCTTTTGTTGGAGGATTTTTAGCGTATGTTTTTAGGATGCAGCTTGCCTACCCCGGGCAGAGCATTCCATTGTACGGAAAATTAACTCCTATCGGTTACAACTCAATGGTTACTATGCACGGGACTGTAATGATTTTCTGGGTGGCAATGCCTTTGCTTCTAAGTGCTGCAGGAAATATACTGATTCCACTCATGCTCGGCACAGACGATATGGTTTTTCCAAAATTAAACATGCTATCGTTTTGGGTATTTTTTATTAGCATGGTTATTCTACTCGCTTCATTTTTTGTTCCCGGTGGTGCCTTTGGTGGCGGTTGGACAGCCTATCCTCCTTTATCTGCCGATGGATACCCAAAAACTCCTCCTCCACTTTATTCAGGGGGAACTCTTTGGGTAATTGCAGTTGCACTCGAATTTGTTTCCATGCTCATGGGTGGGATTAATTTCATCGTCACCACAGTCAACAAAAGAGCTAAAGGTATGGGTTTTATGGACATGCCTATAATGATCTGGATGTTGAATTTAGCTTCCATTATTTTTATGCTCTCTGTGGGACCTTTAATCGCAGGGGCAATCATGCTACTTTTAGATCGAACGATTGGAACTGGTTTTTACGATCCTGCAAGGGGTGGGGACCCAGTTTTATTCCAGCATTTCTTCTGGTTTTTTGGCCACCCTGAAGTGTATGTTTTACTTTGGCCAAGCCTTGGAATGGTAGGTGAAATTATTACAAACTTTTCCAGAAAACCTCTTTTTGGATACAAAACAATCGTAATAGCATCCGTTCTGTCCGGTTTTCTTAGTATAATTGTTTGGGCACACCACCAGTTTATTGCAGGGATAGACCCAAGGATGGCGAATTTTTTTAGTATTACTACGATCATTATTTCCATTCCTTTCGCGGTAATAGTATTTTCTTATATTGCTACATTTTTTAGAGGCTCTATAGAATTCAAGGTTCCAAATCTATTTGCAATCGGAATGCTTGCAGAATTTTTAGTAGGTGGGGTGACAGGAATTTATTTAGGTTCTAGTGCATTCGATATTTATGCGCACGATACTTACTTTGTAATTGCCCACTTTCATTATACACTAATTCCAATAGTGTTCTTTGGAGGACTTGCAGGTACGTATTATTGGTACCCTAAAATTATCGGAAGAAAGATGAACGAGACTTTGGGGCAAATTCATTTTTGGCTTACCGCTATTTTCTTTAATATGATATTTATGCCTTTGTTTTTTTCGGGCATGAAAGGAGAGCATAGAAGAATTTTTAGCTACACTGCGTTTGAGTCTCTAAAGTCCAATGAGGGAATTCGAGTGATTGCAACTATTGCAACAATTGGTCTCATTTTATCCCAAGCTGTGTTTCTATTCAATTTTATTGTAAGTCTTTTTAAAGGAGAAAAAGCAGAAAAAAATCCTTGGAAATCGAATACATTAGAGTGGGTCGCTGACTCTCCGCCACCTCACGGCAATTTTCATTCAGAGATACAAGTGTATAGAGGGGCTTATGAATACAGTGTGCCAAACAGGAACTCAGACTATTGGCCACAAAATGAAAAAAATTAG
- a CDS encoding cytochrome c oxidase subunit 3: MTTANTMPNNVSIVPKGRLAFWVLITGEIAIFGGLIATYILLRLRYPEWAEQTALTSTPLGALNTFVLLSSSYTIVLAHSYAAKKDFQKAFYLMLFTVFCGFIFLGVKTIEYSHEISLRLTLTSPGLVASGKGIGSSGHFTIL; this comes from the coding sequence ATGACTACTGCAAATACAATGCCAAATAACGTATCTATCGTGCCTAAGGGAAGACTCGCATTTTGGGTTTTGATTACCGGAGAGATTGCGATCTTTGGAGGCCTTATCGCAACATACATTTTACTTAGATTGAGATACCCTGAGTGGGCAGAACAAACCGCACTCACTTCTACACCACTTGGGGCGTTGAATACCTTTGTGTTACTTTCCAGTAGTTATACAATTGTTTTGGCTCATTCTTACGCTGCAAAAAAAGATTTTCAGAAAGCGTTTTACCTTATGCTTTTTACGGTATTTTGTGGTTTTATTTTTCTTGGGGTAAAGACAATAGAATATTCCCATGAAATTTCACTCAGATTGACTCTTACTTCACCCGGGCTTGTAGCATCCGGTAAAGGGATCGGATCTTCTGGACATTTTACTATACTATGA
- a CDS encoding cytochrome c oxidase subunit 3, with protein sequence MTGLHAIHVLVGMTIISIVMFQVKKGKNLHRVELVGLYWHMVDIIWIFIFPMLYIAK encoded by the coding sequence ATGACTGGATTACACGCAATCCACGTATTAGTCGGGATGACGATTATTTCTATCGTTATGTTTCAAGTGAAAAAAGGAAAAAACCTACACAGGGTAGAGTTAGTGGGTCTTTACTGGCACATGGTGGATATTATTTGGATTTTTATATTTCCAATGCTGTACATTGCAAAATAG
- a CDS encoding cytochrome C oxidase subunit IV family protein: MQKNETTEEIEYHGHPNYFLIYTVLVGFLLISLVADWIPNHKIAVYLIFVTAIIKAYLVIANFMHLKYEPYALIVLFGFGVCVGLFFFFGVYPDTVIVPLEVVKKPF; encoded by the coding sequence ATGCAAAAAAATGAAACTACCGAAGAAATTGAGTACCACGGGCACCCTAATTATTTTCTAATATATACAGTTCTTGTAGGATTTTTATTGATAAGTTTGGTTGCAGATTGGATTCCTAATCATAAAATAGCTGTCTATTTGATTTTTGTAACTGCAATTATAAAAGCCTATTTAGTGATCGCAAACTTTATGCACTTAAAATACGAGCCTTACGCTCTTATCGTCCTTTTTGGGTTTGGGGTTTGTGTCGGTTTATTTTTCTTTTTCGGAGTGTACCCGGATACCGTGATTGTACCTTTGGAAGTAGTGAAAAAACCTTTTTGA
- a CDS encoding heme-copper oxidase subunit III — protein MSATNKEIAMKSEIIPSAYLGMIMYLFTEVMFFSALISAYIVGKAGSMVPWPPENQPRLPVEITFFNTLILIFSSFTMYFIFRSNEKQKIQKLLLATILLGTTFLLIQGYEWVRLIGFGMTTTSNLFAGFFYTIVGAHGLHVVIGVVALSYSLYRFNQSNDLSESRVSLQAVGIYWFFVVYLWPFLYYLLYLY, from the coding sequence ATGAGTGCAACAAATAAAGAAATAGCAATGAAAAGTGAAATCATCCCAAGTGCTTATCTTGGGATGATAATGTATTTGTTTACTGAAGTCATGTTTTTTTCTGCTCTTATCAGTGCTTATATAGTCGGGAAGGCAGGATCCATGGTTCCATGGCCACCGGAAAATCAACCGAGACTCCCTGTAGAGATTACATTTTTCAACACACTAATATTAATTTTCAGCTCTTTTACAATGTATTTTATTTTTCGATCCAATGAAAAACAAAAAATCCAAAAACTTCTTTTAGCTACAATTCTACTTGGAACAACTTTTCTGTTGATTCAAGGGTATGAATGGGTGCGTTTGATTGGTTTTGGAATGACTACTACATCCAATTTATTTGCAGGATTTTTTTACACTATTGTGGGTGCTCACGGTCTGCACGTAGTGATAGGAGTTGTAGCTCTTTCCTACTCTCTATATAGATTCAATCAAAGTAATGACTTAAGTGAGTCTAGGGTTTCATTACAGGCTGTGGGGATCTATTGGTTCTTTGTAGTTTACCTTTGGCCGTTTTTATACTATCTTTTATATTTATACTGA
- a CDS encoding NAD(+)/NADH kinase, whose product MEIDKIIIVTRLTRLEDNIKRFNTKGQAKFYIEKRGQSFADYELEYENYHRAKDLVVKSIPSSIRFQIIDRNFLPNFVFGKKDLILTLGQDGLVINVAKYLNSQNILAVNPDPERFDGVLLPFRENEVTQTIQKIEKNEFQTKKITMARVDLTDGQFLYACNDFFIGANSHISARYSLQFGEKTERHSSSGIIVSTPIGATGWLSSLFNMTEGINKFKKNSQSNSKKSSNKKTPNWEAKKLTFIVREPFVSKWSGADLVAGEITSQSELVIESLMPEKGVIFSDGMESDFLEFNSGSTAKVSIAEKVASLINK is encoded by the coding sequence TTGGAAATAGATAAAATTATTATTGTTACAAGACTCACCCGCCTTGAAGATAATATTAAAAGATTTAACACCAAAGGGCAAGCCAAATTTTACATTGAAAAGCGTGGGCAGTCTTTTGCAGACTATGAATTAGAATACGAAAACTACCACAGGGCAAAAGACCTTGTAGTGAAGTCTATTCCCTCTTCCATAAGATTTCAGATCATAGATAGAAACTTTTTGCCAAATTTTGTGTTTGGGAAAAAAGATTTAATCTTAACTCTCGGTCAAGATGGGCTTGTAATCAATGTAGCCAAATATTTAAACTCACAAAACATTTTAGCCGTAAACCCAGACCCGGAAAGGTTTGACGGAGTTCTTCTCCCATTTAGAGAAAATGAAGTAACCCAAACTATTCAAAAAATAGAAAAAAATGAATTCCAAACTAAAAAGATTACAATGGCGAGAGTAGATTTAACGGATGGACAATTCTTGTACGCTTGCAATGATTTTTTTATAGGTGCAAATTCTCATATTAGTGCGAGATACTCTTTGCAATTTGGAGAAAAAACAGAAAGGCACTCTTCCAGTGGAATTATTGTGTCCACTCCTATTGGAGCTACCGGTTGGTTAAGTTCTCTATTTAACATGACTGAAGGAATAAATAAGTTTAAAAAAAATTCGCAATCGAATTCGAAAAAATCATCGAATAAAAAAACTCCAAACTGGGAAGCCAAAAAACTCACATTTATAGTTAGAGAGCCATTTGTCAGCAAGTGGAGTGGTGCAGATCTTGTTGCAGGGGAAATCACTTCCCAAAGTGAACTCGTAATAGAAAGTTTAATGCCTGAAAAAGGAGTAATATTTTCAGATGGAATGGAGTCAGATTTTTTAGAATTCAATTCAGGCTCCACTGCCAAAGTATCTATTGCAGAAAAGGTGGCATCACTTATAAATAAATAG
- the lmtA gene encoding lipid A Kdo2 1-phosphate O-methyltransferase, with protein MALIEEFEKQGSFLFRWRSYIPVFILLLSAFYIPGYKYLNFRYEDNLIWVGFCILVSLFGLLIRSIVVGFAPARTSGRNTKVQIADVVNQTGIYSTVRHPLYVGNFFMFFGLVLFFRDFSFVLIFILFYWFYYERIMFTEEQFLRGKFGDDYLKWANSTPAIIPCFKNFRKPDMSFSFKNVLKREYPGFFGLVFFFTLYDVLIMFFNELGFSFDGFWNMLKPTQIVFFGVGASIYIIIRILVKMTKLLDVEGR; from the coding sequence ATGGCACTAATTGAAGAATTTGAAAAACAAGGAAGTTTTCTGTTTCGTTGGAGATCGTATATACCGGTTTTCATCTTGCTTCTTTCAGCATTTTATATTCCGGGTTATAAATACCTAAATTTCAGATACGAAGATAATTTAATTTGGGTAGGATTTTGTATTTTAGTTAGTCTTTTTGGTTTACTCATTCGATCTATAGTAGTTGGCTTCGCCCCGGCAAGGACATCTGGAAGAAATACGAAAGTCCAAATTGCAGATGTAGTCAACCAAACAGGGATATATTCTACAGTTCGCCATCCATTATACGTCGGAAATTTTTTTATGTTCTTTGGTCTTGTTCTGTTTTTTAGAGACTTTTCTTTTGTGTTAATTTTTATCTTGTTCTATTGGTTCTATTACGAAAGAATTATGTTTACAGAAGAACAATTTCTTCGCGGTAAATTTGGTGACGACTATCTGAAATGGGCGAACTCCACACCTGCGATTATTCCTTGTTTTAAAAACTTCCGTAAACCGGATATGAGTTTTTCGTTTAAAAATGTTTTAAAAAGAGAATATCCTGGATTTTTTGGCTTAGTTTTTTTCTTTACTCTGTACGATGTCTTAATCATGTTTTTTAACGAGCTTGGATTTAGTTTTGATGGATTTTGGAATATGCTAAAACCTACTCAAATAGTATTTTTTGGAGTTGGGGCGAGTATTTATATTATAATAAGAATTCTTGTAAAAATGACGAAGCTATTGGACGTAGAAGGAAGATAG
- a CDS encoding 1-acyl-sn-glycerol-3-phosphate acyltransferase, with amino-acid sequence MSIESFIPPKQNFPTLWFTDLSLPILIKTIHNLDDIVVRAEDILMLRSLKDERLIYASNHPTTKEPPVAYHVANLMNTRFFYMAAREVFDWGMGFVGDFIQSIGAFSVLAGTTDRDSLKTARSILASPAGKLVLFPEGEPTGAENDNLLPFQPGVSQLGFWALEDAKKVSDDADIVVLPSYVKYRMKGSIDSIKRDIDHSIEVMENTLGISKTGKNITHRLLSVGKKLVERAEKEFGITPKESESFDYRIGHLRHAILNDIAEKIDIRKWDEKDHAIDKLRKILTTIELTNVGIPDPKNELPTIDAARWARLACQRAYDFIAIKVDYLTSLPSAERIYEWIYRFENELFGRTNPRANIAYVHYATPFKLSEYLEEYKKDKKKTVEKMTLRLRSDIEKLLEKEKSLSKELYESDFLF; translated from the coding sequence ATGTCAATTGAATCATTTATTCCGCCAAAACAAAACTTCCCTACTTTATGGTTTACAGACCTTTCTTTACCGATATTAATTAAAACTATTCACAATTTAGATGATATTGTAGTCAGAGCAGAGGATATTCTTATGCTTAGGTCTTTAAAAGACGAAAGATTGATTTACGCATCAAATCATCCAACCACGAAAGAGCCTCCTGTTGCCTATCATGTTGCCAACTTGATGAATACTCGATTTTTTTATATGGCGGCCAGGGAAGTTTTCGATTGGGGAATGGGGTTTGTAGGAGATTTTATTCAAAGTATTGGTGCATTTTCTGTTTTAGCAGGGACTACTGACAGGGATTCTCTAAAAACAGCTAGGTCTATTTTGGCAAGTCCTGCCGGGAAATTGGTATTATTCCCTGAAGGGGAGCCAACCGGGGCAGAAAATGACAATCTATTGCCTTTTCAGCCGGGGGTATCTCAATTGGGGTTTTGGGCACTTGAAGACGCTAAAAAAGTTAGCGATGATGCGGATATTGTAGTGTTACCTTCTTATGTAAAATACAGGATGAAGGGTAGTATAGATAGTATAAAAAGGGATATAGACCATTCTATTGAAGTAATGGAAAATACACTCGGGATTTCTAAAACTGGTAAAAATATAACTCACAGATTGTTGTCTGTCGGGAAAAAACTTGTAGAAAGAGCTGAAAAAGAATTTGGGATTACTCCAAAAGAAAGCGAGTCGTTTGATTATAGAATAGGGCATTTACGCCATGCAATTCTAAACGATATTGCCGAAAAAATAGACATCCGAAAATGGGATGAAAAAGATCACGCAATTGATAAACTTAGAAAAATTTTAACTACAATAGAATTGACCAATGTGGGTATCCCTGATCCTAAAAATGAATTGCCTACAATTGACGCTGCGAGATGGGCAAGGCTTGCTTGTCAGAGAGCTTACGATTTTATTGCTATCAAGGTGGATTACTTGACTTCTTTACCTTCGGCAGAGAGGATTTATGAATGGATCTATCGCTTTGAAAATGAGTTATTCGGCAGGACCAATCCAAGAGCAAATATAGCTTATGTGCATTACGCTACTCCTTTTAAATTGAGTGAATATTTGGAAGAATACAAAAAAGATAAGAAAAAGACAGTAGAGAAAATGACTCTTAGGCTTCGCAGTGATATAGAAAAATTATTAGAAAAAGAAAAATCTTTAAGTAAAGAGTTGTATGAAAGTGATTTTTTGTTTTAA